The Methanobacterium sp. BAmetb5 genome includes a region encoding these proteins:
- the cobQ gene encoding cobyric acid synthase CobQ: MVSAETKCIMVQGTASNAGKSVVVAALCRMFSQRGYRVAPFKSQNMSLNSFTTSENREIAMAQVLQADAAGVEPHHHMNPVLLKPKEDFTSQVIVHGQPAGDMNFYHYQHNFRDQALKAIRESLDALKKDYDVIIMEGAGSPAEINMLDVDLANMQIARLADADVILVADIDKGGVFASIAGTFQLLPPEDCQRIKGIVINKFRGNLDILMPGIRQIEEIVGVPVLGVLPFDPGLKLPEEDSASLSERKYRSHGQITMGVLRLPRISNFTDIDPLEYEPDIGVRLIEIGEDIGDVDALIIPGTRNSISDLVALTESGLADEIASLSQEIPVFGICGGYQMLGRKIIDRTLKESNIGSVEGMGILDVKTSFGEVEKIISQSQGTPVGQGIFSRTTGEVLNGYELHEGISRLGDCKPLLKVIKGCGNYPTSGFDGAQNDLTAGTYFHGIFHNFHFRRSFTDYLRINNGLEPLGYQKDDFKDLKEFSMERLANLVEDNLNMDELQRVLHFDLI; this comes from the coding sequence ATGGTATCAGCGGAAACAAAATGTATAATGGTTCAGGGAACTGCATCCAATGCCGGTAAAAGTGTGGTGGTAGCTGCACTTTGTAGAATGTTTTCCCAGAGAGGTTATCGTGTTGCACCCTTCAAATCCCAAAATATGTCGCTGAATTCATTTACCACCTCTGAAAATAGGGAAATAGCAATGGCCCAAGTATTACAGGCCGATGCTGCCGGGGTCGAACCCCATCACCACATGAATCCGGTTTTGCTCAAACCCAAGGAAGATTTCACTTCCCAGGTCATTGTACATGGCCAGCCTGCCGGAGATATGAACTTCTACCATTACCAACATAACTTCCGTGACCAGGCCCTGAAAGCGATTAGAGAGTCTTTAGATGCTTTGAAGAAGGATTATGATGTGATTATCATGGAAGGGGCTGGTTCCCCTGCAGAGATAAACATGCTGGATGTGGATCTGGCCAATATGCAGATCGCCCGCCTGGCTGATGCCGATGTAATTTTAGTGGCAGATATTGACAAAGGGGGAGTTTTCGCATCCATTGCCGGCACATTCCAACTTTTACCCCCTGAAGACTGTCAGCGGATCAAAGGCATAGTGATAAACAAATTTAGGGGCAACCTGGACATTCTTATGCCGGGAATCAGACAGATTGAAGAGATCGTGGGGGTTCCAGTTCTGGGAGTGTTACCCTTTGATCCCGGACTCAAACTTCCTGAAGAAGATTCTGCCTCATTATCTGAACGGAAATATCGCAGCCATGGCCAGATAACTATGGGAGTCCTGCGCCTGCCCCGAATTTCTAACTTCACCGATATCGATCCCCTGGAATATGAGCCAGATATCGGGGTGCGCCTCATTGAAATTGGGGAAGATATTGGTGATGTGGATGCACTGATCATTCCCGGGACCCGTAACAGTATCAGCGACCTAGTGGCACTGACCGAGTCGGGTCTTGCCGACGAAATAGCCAGTTTATCACAGGAAATACCGGTCTTTGGTATCTGTGGAGGATACCAGATGTTAGGGAGAAAAATTATTGACCGAACCCTTAAAGAATCAAATATTGGCAGTGTTGAAGGTATGGGAATTCTGGATGTTAAAACCAGCTTCGGAGAAGTAGAGAAGATCATCAGCCAGAGTCAGGGGACTCCTGTGGGCCAGGGAATTTTCAGTAGAACCACCGGAGAAGTTTTAAATGGTTATGAGCTTCACGAAGGAATATCCAGACTGGGAGACTGCAAACCACTCCTAAAAGTTATTAAAGGTTGTGGAAACTACCCTACATCTGGTTTTGACGGTGCTCAGAATGATTTAACTGCTGGAACCTATTTCCATGGAATATTTCACAATTTCCACTTCCGAAGGTCCTTCACTGATTACCTGAGGATAAATAATGGTCTGGAACCTTTAGGCTATCAAAAAGATGATTTTAAAGATTTAAAGGAATTTTCCATGGAACGTTTGGCTAATCTAGTTGAGGATAACCTGAACATGGATGAGTTACAAAGGGTTCTACACTTCGATTTAATATAA
- a CDS encoding TrkA family potassium uptake protein, whose product MYIVIMGGGRVGLTLANYLVTSGNDVALIESDNGLCGNAAAELDALVLCGNGTDVKTLEEASISDADVFVAATGNDEANLLSCILVKEYPVSKIIARVSNPDHEDAFKKVGIHHVISPELTAAGYLEKLINRPKIADLMVVGKGNAELLDISVNNSKIVGKRVSDLSPTDDYIIAAIHQNGEMYIPRDDWVLEENEKISVLVKTKAVKKVTSIFI is encoded by the coding sequence ATGTACATAGTTATAATGGGAGGCGGAAGGGTTGGTTTAACCCTGGCCAATTATCTGGTGACATCGGGAAATGATGTGGCTCTTATAGAGAGTGATAATGGATTATGTGGAAATGCTGCCGCAGAATTGGATGCTTTAGTGCTTTGTGGTAACGGAACTGATGTAAAAACATTGGAAGAGGCAAGTATTTCTGATGCTGATGTTTTTGTAGCAGCCACTGGTAATGACGAGGCTAATTTGCTTTCATGCATACTGGTTAAGGAGTACCCTGTCTCCAAGATCATTGCCCGGGTAAGTAACCCTGACCATGAAGATGCCTTTAAAAAGGTGGGCATCCACCACGTTATCAGTCCAGAACTCACTGCTGCTGGCTATCTGGAGAAACTCATTAACCGTCCAAAAATTGCTGACCTGATGGTGGTGGGTAAGGGAAATGCAGAGCTTCTGGATATAAGTGTAAATAATTCTAAAATTGTGGGAAAGAGAGTTAGTGATCTGAGCCCTACCGACGATTATATAATTGCAGCCATCCATCAAAATGGTGAAATGTATATTCCGCGTGATGACTGGGTGTTGGAAGAAAATGAAAAAATATCAGTGCTGGTAAAGACCAAAGCCGTCAAAAAGGTCACTTCAATTTTTATTTAA
- a CDS encoding universal stress protein, translated as MRLYKKILLPTDGSEYSEKAGEYAIWIADKSLSQIIVLNVVDTSYLRSLPQRDLELSLENEFQEEGNAAVQKFSQTLEKSQCEGKCSIPMVSMIKKGKPAQEIVKTIGEEGIDLVVIGASGKHGLNRLYPGSVTESVVRLASCPVLVVK; from the coding sequence ATGAGGCTGTACAAGAAAATATTGCTGCCTACCGATGGCTCAGAATACTCGGAAAAGGCTGGAGAATATGCCATATGGATTGCAGATAAGAGCCTTTCACAAATAATAGTTCTAAATGTGGTTGATACTTCTTACCTTCGCTCTTTACCCCAGAGAGATTTAGAATTGAGTTTGGAAAATGAGTTCCAGGAAGAGGGTAATGCCGCAGTGCAAAAATTCTCACAAACACTTGAAAAAAGCCAATGTGAGGGTAAATGTAGTATACCCATGGTTTCCATGATTAAAAAAGGCAAGCCTGCCCAAGAAATTGTAAAAACCATTGGGGAAGAAGGGATTGATCTGGTGGTTATAGGTGCTTCCGGTAAACATGGGTTAAACCGGTTGTACCCGGGAAGTGTTACTGAAAGTGTGGTGAGATTAGCCAGTTGTCCGGTACTGGTGGTTAAATAG
- a CDS encoding HPP family protein, translating to MKVKEAMNQDVITISSSTRPPEAFQKMYKEGVRRLFVMDDEGEPLGVVSYSDLIGVLGTIRPTAKDAVSLQITDIMSKEVITISSDAGIEDAANLMLRADISGLLVLEDGKLVGVITKTDICRMVAAELLVPI from the coding sequence ATGAAAGTAAAAGAGGCAATGAATCAGGATGTTATAACTATCAGTTCCAGCACTCGTCCCCCAGAAGCCTTTCAAAAGATGTATAAGGAAGGAGTAAGAAGGCTTTTTGTTATGGATGATGAGGGTGAACCTTTGGGAGTGGTATCTTATTCAGATCTTATTGGAGTTCTGGGAACTATTCGACCTACGGCTAAGGATGCAGTTTCACTTCAGATCACGGATATAATGTCCAAGGAAGTCATCACCATCTCATCTGATGCTGGAATCGAAGATGCGGCTAATCTCATGTTACGGGCAGATATCTCTGGTTTATTGGTACTGGAAGATGGTAAACTTGTGGGAGTAATCACCAAAACAGATATTTGTCGCATGGTGGCTGCAGAACTGTTAGTTCCAATTTAA
- the nikR gene encoding nickel-responsive transcriptional regulator NikR — translation MRISMSLPKKLLNEFDEVLKDRGYQSRSKGIRDALKDYIVRYQWMKEMEGDRIGIIAVIYDHHYTGVMEDLTDIQHDFREYINAVMHVHMTEKYCLEVIVVKGDVKYIRDLTEKIMRLKGVEHVKLTSTASGQN, via the coding sequence ATGAGAATAAGCATGTCACTACCCAAAAAGCTGTTGAATGAATTTGATGAAGTACTAAAAGATAGGGGATACCAATCCCGATCCAAAGGTATCAGAGATGCACTGAAGGATTACATTGTCCGGTACCAGTGGATGAAAGAAATGGAAGGTGACCGTATTGGAATTATCGCCGTTATCTACGATCACCACTACACCGGAGTAATGGAAGACCTCACTGATATCCAGCATGACTTCCGGGAATACATCAACGCCGTTATGCACGTGCACATGACTGAAAAATACTGTCTGGAAGTAATAGTAGTTAAAGGAGACGTAAAATACATCCGTGACCTCACTGAAAAGATAATGAGGCTCAAAGGAGTAGAACACGTCAAGTTAACCAGTACTGCCAGCGGACAAAATTAA
- a CDS encoding methyltransferase domain-containing protein has protein sequence MKLTSYQQNLLSDTERLTAFYRIINEKVMGGVVYDLGTGSGVLSSWTAPLARTVYAVEKNPITAKIAQKNLNSFKNISLIQGDAKTISFPEKADTIICEMMDTALIDEEQVPVLNSVRKYLNPQGDIIPCGVFNGVEALDMDIPYSCYQEEETSNLKVMSKLLIYDKIDFKKHITPEIDYRINLTLNTTGTVSGVKITTFTLLAPDFICGPTPMFNPPLLVPTNQIKGERGDEIILKLNYIMGGGLDTLKAAVETIS, from the coding sequence ATGAAACTCACATCCTATCAACAAAATCTGCTATCAGATACTGAGCGACTGACAGCATTTTACCGGATAATAAATGAGAAAGTGATGGGCGGCGTTGTATACGATTTAGGAACAGGTTCTGGAGTTCTCAGCTCCTGGACTGCCCCCCTAGCCCGTACAGTCTACGCTGTTGAAAAAAACCCCATCACTGCTAAAATTGCCCAGAAAAATCTTAATTCATTTAAAAACATCTCCTTAATTCAGGGAGATGCAAAAACTATTTCTTTTCCAGAAAAAGCAGATACTATAATCTGTGAAATGATGGATACTGCTCTGATTGATGAAGAACAGGTCCCAGTCCTTAACTCTGTGCGAAAATATCTAAACCCCCAGGGAGACATTATTCCCTGTGGAGTGTTCAATGGAGTGGAAGCCTTGGATATGGATATTCCCTACTCCTGTTACCAGGAAGAAGAAACTTCTAACCTCAAAGTTATGAGTAAACTCTTAATCTATGATAAAATTGATTTTAAAAAGCACATCACTCCGGAAATTGATTACCGGATCAACCTCACCCTCAACACCACGGGCACAGTTTCTGGAGTGAAAATTACCACGTTCACCCTGCTGGCCCCCGACTTTATCTGTGGACCCACCCCCATGTTCAACCCCCCTCTTTTAGTTCCCACTAACCAGATAAAGGGGGAAAGGGGAGATGAAATTATTTTAAAACTTAATTATATCATGGGAGGTGGTTTAGATACCCTTAAAGCAGCAGTTGAAACAATTTCTTAA
- the hycI gene encoding hydrogenase maturation peptidase HycI: MKQFLKGHEKLVILGIGNEMRGDDGLGSVLAQKLVPYEKENLTVFDGKTVPENFTGAIKREAPSHIIILDAVKMNESPGHIRLVAKEEIGNYSISTHALPLSFLIKYLESTHPAKIMLMGIQPQNMDLNHPISPEIQKSMDYVYRLFTSKIIW, translated from the coding sequence TTGAAACAATTTCTTAAAGGACATGAGAAACTGGTGATACTGGGAATTGGGAATGAAATGAGGGGAGATGATGGCCTGGGATCAGTGCTGGCCCAAAAACTGGTTCCCTATGAAAAAGAGAATTTAACTGTTTTTGATGGTAAAACTGTGCCTGAAAATTTTACCGGGGCCATTAAGAGAGAAGCGCCCAGTCACATTATAATTCTGGATGCAGTGAAGATGAATGAATCCCCGGGTCACATAAGGTTGGTGGCCAAGGAAGAGATTGGCAACTACAGTATATCCACCCATGCCCTGCCTCTTTCCTTCCTGATTAAATATCTGGAATCTACCCATCCTGCAAAAATTATGTTAATGGGAATTCAACCCCAAAACATGGATTTAAACCACCCTATATCTCCTGAAATTCAAAAAAGTATGGATTATGTTTACAGGTTATTCACCTCTAAAATCATCTGGTAA
- a CDS encoding acetyl-CoA carboxylase biotin carboxylase subunit family protein gives MKLLFIGARLFDDVALYTKDNGITTVLTESNPKSANLNLADSHYIVPRGMEHPKEIALQEDVDGVIPLIGIDGPLFEVALLKEELERDYGLPVVASPPGAVTISGDKIKTKEFLVNHNIKTPEYNLISSKMDYNTEELTHNYPLVLKQAQGQGGKDIKIALSAEDVENYLEQYDQGLAERFLDGVEVSVEILRWNDSSIPLVPVYKGKTTPEGVHPLHKLKKAPLNGEEESAGQLREKIRRIALNIGELMGVEGTADLDLILNRKDQETYVLEINTRPSGTRYLTAASCDIHPLCELVDMATGSWNSRQVAERMKNYCALEVPVGKYPMERNNYQYRKFQGDNSWVIHGPENHQRITIRGKTEAETLQTAKNLNLQIK, from the coding sequence ATGAAATTACTATTTATTGGGGCTCGTTTATTTGATGACGTAGCCTTATACACCAAAGATAATGGAATAACCACTGTTCTGACCGAATCAAACCCTAAATCAGCCAATCTGAACTTGGCAGATTCACACTACATTGTACCACGGGGCATGGAACATCCTAAAGAAATTGCCCTCCAGGAAGATGTGGATGGGGTGATCCCCCTTATTGGGATTGATGGCCCTCTATTTGAGGTGGCTCTGCTTAAAGAAGAGTTAGAAAGAGATTATGGTTTACCAGTGGTGGCTTCACCACCGGGGGCAGTCACCATCTCCGGGGACAAAATTAAAACCAAGGAGTTCCTGGTTAACCATAACATTAAAACTCCAGAGTATAATTTAATCAGTTCTAAAATGGATTATAACACCGAAGAATTGACCCATAATTATCCACTAGTCCTTAAACAAGCCCAGGGACAGGGTGGTAAAGACATTAAAATCGCATTATCTGCTGAAGATGTGGAGAATTACTTGGAACAATACGACCAAGGCCTAGCTGAGAGATTCCTGGATGGAGTTGAGGTATCTGTGGAAATTTTACGCTGGAATGACTCTTCTATCCCCTTAGTCCCGGTTTATAAAGGGAAAACAACCCCTGAGGGTGTTCATCCCCTCCACAAACTAAAAAAAGCCCCATTGAATGGAGAAGAAGAATCTGCTGGCCAACTAAGGGAAAAAATAAGGAGAATTGCCCTTAATATCGGGGAATTAATGGGAGTTGAGGGTACAGCAGACCTGGATCTGATATTAAACCGAAAAGACCAGGAAACTTACGTCCTGGAAATTAACACCCGACCCAGTGGCACCCGTTACCTAACTGCCGCATCCTGTGATATCCACCCCCTATGTGAACTGGTGGACATGGCCACCGGATCCTGGAATTCCCGCCAGGTAGCGGAACGCATGAAAAATTACTGCGCTCTGGAAGTACCCGTAGGGAAATACCCCATGGAGAGGAACAATTACCAGTACCGCAAGTTCCAGGGGGACAATAGCTGGGTAATCCACGGTCCAGAAAACCATCAAAGAATTACCATCCGGGGGAAAACTGAAGCAGAAACACTGCAGACTGCTAAAAATCTTAACCTGCAGATAAAATAA
- a CDS encoding phospho-N-acetylmuramoyl-pentapeptide-transferase: protein MSDTEMLILTFILTALATIFFTYFVRKILINASVTDSPIVTEHRHKTGTPTMGGLAMLLGAALAAAVFFHEQNLVLSVLIMLSAGLVGLLDDLLGLKIKEVQKVARNIATHPLTIGRLTLKPGEEARVATPKAKDDLPSLLNDGKIEITGETPIKTEGTERDKIIAQIVLGIFLAATGAVSSTVLGFEAGIFIIPLVIFGVIGSINSVNLIDGMDGLAAGILAIASASCAIFAIITGNPTAAIPFGVLTGVSVGFLVFNHYPASIIMGDTGSFALGAGYITAGFVGDVIYFAVIALAIPIISVVVSLMHRSHIIKLPVEPLHHTLHYKGLSEKKIIALYWSTTLIICVAAILIYQFLW from the coding sequence TTGAGCGATACAGAGATGCTAATTTTAACCTTTATTTTAACAGCCTTAGCTACAATATTTTTTACCTACTTCGTACGCAAGATACTCATTAATGCTAGTGTAACCGACAGCCCCATAGTAACCGAACACCGGCATAAAACCGGGACCCCCACCATGGGGGGTCTGGCCATGCTGCTGGGTGCAGCACTGGCTGCTGCTGTTTTTTTCCATGAACAAAATCTAGTGCTTAGCGTGCTTATTATGTTAAGCGCCGGACTGGTGGGGCTGCTGGATGATCTGTTGGGGCTTAAGATCAAGGAAGTGCAGAAGGTGGCCCGTAACATAGCTACCCATCCCCTAACCATTGGTCGTCTGACACTTAAACCCGGTGAAGAAGCCAGAGTAGCAACACCCAAGGCTAAAGATGATCTTCCAAGTTTATTGAATGATGGAAAGATTGAAATAACCGGTGAAACTCCAATTAAAACTGAAGGAACTGAAAGGGATAAAATAATTGCCCAGATCGTTCTGGGAATCTTCTTGGCCGCCACAGGTGCAGTTAGTTCTACAGTTTTGGGATTTGAAGCAGGAATTTTCATTATTCCCCTGGTAATCTTTGGAGTCATAGGTTCAATTAACTCCGTAAACCTCATAGATGGAATGGATGGATTAGCCGCAGGAATACTGGCCATTGCCTCTGCTTCCTGTGCCATTTTTGCCATAATCACCGGAAATCCCACCGCAGCAATTCCATTTGGAGTATTAACTGGAGTTTCTGTTGGTTTTTTAGTTTTCAACCATTATCCTGCCAGCATAATCATGGGGGATACTGGTTCCTTTGCCCTGGGAGCAGGCTACATTACTGCTGGTTTTGTAGGGGACGTGATTTACTTTGCAGTAATTGCCCTAGCCATACCCATCATCTCCGTGGTGGTCAGTCTAATGCACCGTTCACATATCATTAAATTACCAGTGGAACCCTTACATCATACCCTGCACTACAAGGGCCTTAGTGAGAAAAAGATAATTGCCCTTTACTGGTCGACTA